Proteins encoded together in one Citromicrobium bathyomarinum window:
- a CDS encoding DUF4170 domain-containing protein produces the protein MSQNSDNNVQETTSPQLLHLVMGGRVKDPRSVEFQDPESIHVVGVFSTYEQAEEAWRANAQRTVDDAEMKYVIVHIHKLLEPAA, from the coding sequence ATGTCGCAAAATTCGGACAACAACGTTCAGGAAACCACCTCCCCCCAGTTGCTCCATCTGGTGATGGGCGGCCGGGTGAAAGACCCGCGCTCGGTCGAGTTTCAGGACCCGGAGAGCATCCACGTGGTGGGCGTGTTCAGCACCTACGAACAGGCCGAGGAAGCTTGGCGTGCCAATGCGCAGCGCACGGTCGACGATGCGGAAATGAAATACGTGATCGTCCACATTCACAAGCTGCTCGAACCGGCAGCCTGA
- a CDS encoding GNAT family N-acetyltransferase — translation MSYRIRLFREDDADALATIAVRAIELIGPRAYSRDQVAAWAARHGDDRYFIERVRDGQTIFIAADEGDHPCAYTLLEVPEADGCHVDHLYCDPGHTRRGLAEQLLARAERFARDARAPRLYTEASELARPAFERAGYRVEHRRDFAIEHAGRSVPIHNYAMEKALA, via the coding sequence ATGAGCTATCGCATCCGTCTTTTCCGCGAGGATGACGCGGATGCGCTGGCGACCATCGCCGTGCGCGCGATCGAGCTGATCGGTCCGCGCGCCTATTCGCGCGATCAGGTGGCGGCGTGGGCCGCGCGCCATGGCGACGACCGCTACTTTATCGAGCGGGTGCGCGATGGGCAGACGATCTTCATCGCGGCGGACGAAGGCGACCACCCCTGCGCCTACACGCTTCTGGAAGTACCGGAGGCCGATGGCTGCCACGTCGACCATCTCTACTGCGATCCCGGCCACACCCGGCGCGGTCTGGCAGAACAGCTGCTAGCCCGCGCCGAACGGTTCGCCCGGGATGCGCGCGCACCGCGGCTCTATACCGAAGCAAGCGAGCTGGCCCGCCCTGCGTTCGAGCGGGCAGGCTATCGCGTGGAGCACAGACGCGACTTTGCGATCGAACACGCGGGCCGCAGCGTGCCGATCCACAATTATGCGATGGAGAAGGCCCTGGCCTGA
- a CDS encoding phage holin family protein, protein MPDRSDHHHQPAASHDAAGSLNPNLNPETPHPETTRAHEEPLGSLFDDAYALYEDGKTYLEAEVAFQKSRASYASRETGSGIVFALGALAFLHLALIGLVVGLIIALAPIIGPFVAVAAVVGTLLVLMIIVGLVARSRFKRVSQAFKGDGA, encoded by the coding sequence GTGCCGGATCGAAGCGATCATCACCACCAGCCTGCCGCGTCTCACGATGCGGCAGGCTCCCTTAACCCGAACCTGAACCCCGAGACACCGCATCCAGAAACGACCCGCGCTCACGAAGAGCCGCTGGGTTCGCTGTTCGACGATGCCTATGCGCTCTACGAGGACGGCAAGACCTATCTGGAAGCCGAAGTCGCCTTCCAGAAGTCGCGGGCGAGCTATGCCTCGCGCGAGACCGGGTCGGGCATCGTTTTCGCGCTGGGCGCGCTGGCCTTCCTGCACCTTGCCCTCATTGGGCTGGTCGTGGGGCTGATCATCGCGCTTGCGCCGATCATCGGGCCATTCGTCGCGGTCGCTGCGGTGGTCGGCACCCTGCTGGTGCTGATGATCATCGTCGGCTTGGTCGCACGTTCGCGCTTCAAGCGGGTCAGCCAGGCCTTCAAGGGGGACGGCGCATGA
- the eno gene encoding phosphopyruvate hydratase: MTAIIDLHAREILDSRGNPTVEVDCLLEDGSFGRAAVPSGASTGAHEAVELRDGDKDRYLGKGVTKAIDAVNNDIADALLGVDAEDQRDIDTMLIALDGTENKSRLGANALLGTSLAVAKAGANARGLPLYSYVGGVSAHVLPVPMMNIINGGEHADNPIDIQEFMIMPVGAPTLAEAVRWGAEVFHTLKKELSAKGLSTSVGDEGGFAPNIGSTRDALDLIMQSIEKAGFAPGSDIVLALDCASTEFFKDGKYVLAGEDATLSGVEMADYLAALCNDYPIRSIEDGMAEDDFEGWKALTDKIGNKVQLVGDDLFVTNPARLRDGIARGLANSLLVKVNQIGTLSETLDAVDIAHRAGYTAVMSHRSGETEDSTIADLAVATNCGQIKTGSLARSDRLAKYNQLIRIEEELGDSAHYAGHACFGRLAR, from the coding sequence ATGACTGCCATTATCGACCTGCACGCGCGCGAAATTCTCGACAGCCGGGGGAATCCGACCGTCGAAGTGGATTGCCTGCTGGAAGACGGCAGCTTCGGCCGCGCCGCGGTGCCCTCGGGCGCATCGACCGGCGCGCACGAAGCGGTGGAACTGCGCGATGGCGACAAGGATCGCTATCTGGGCAAGGGCGTCACCAAGGCGATCGACGCGGTCAACAACGACATCGCCGATGCCCTGCTGGGCGTGGACGCGGAGGACCAGCGCGACATCGACACGATGCTGATCGCGCTCGACGGGACAGAGAACAAGAGCCGCCTGGGCGCCAACGCGCTGCTGGGCACCAGCCTCGCGGTGGCGAAGGCCGGTGCCAATGCGCGCGGCCTGCCGCTCTACAGCTATGTCGGCGGTGTGTCCGCGCATGTCCTGCCGGTGCCGATGATGAACATCATCAATGGCGGCGAACATGCCGACAACCCGATCGACATTCAGGAATTCATGATCATGCCCGTCGGCGCGCCCACGCTCGCCGAAGCGGTGCGGTGGGGCGCGGAGGTGTTCCACACGCTCAAGAAGGAACTGAGCGCCAAGGGCCTGTCCACCTCGGTGGGCGACGAGGGCGGATTCGCCCCCAATATCGGCAGCACGCGCGATGCGCTCGACCTGATCATGCAGTCGATCGAGAAGGCCGGGTTCGCACCGGGCAGCGACATCGTGCTGGCGCTGGATTGCGCATCGACCGAGTTCTTCAAGGACGGCAAGTATGTGCTGGCAGGCGAAGACGCGACGCTCTCGGGCGTCGAGATGGCGGACTACCTCGCCGCGCTGTGCAACGACTACCCGATCCGCTCGATCGAAGACGGCATGGCCGAAGACGATTTCGAAGGCTGGAAGGCGCTGACCGACAAGATCGGAAACAAGGTCCAGCTGGTCGGCGACGATCTGTTCGTGACCAACCCCGCGCGCCTGCGCGACGGGATCGCGCGCGGCCTCGCCAACTCGCTGCTGGTCAAGGTCAACCAGATCGGCACGCTGTCCGAAACGCTGGACGCGGTCGATATCGCGCACCGCGCAGGCTACACCGCCGTGATGAGCCACCGTTCGGGCGAAACCGAGGATTCGACTATCGCCGACCTCGCCGTCGCCACGAACTGCGGGCAGATCAAGACCGGCAGCCTCGCCCGGTCGGACCGGCTCGCCAAGTACAACCAGCTGATCCGGATCGAGGAAGAGCTGGGCGACAGCGCGCATTACGCAGGCCACGCCTGTTTCGGTCGCCTGGCGCGCTGA